The following are encoded together in the Constrictibacter sp. MBR-5 genome:
- a CDS encoding NADPH-dependent oxidoreductase: protein MPDSPTPISTAEDLPTSETIRLLHGRVSVRRYTDRPVDDAHVEAVLRAAFRAPTSSNIQSYSVVVVRDPETLKQLSVVTSNQRHVAEAPVFLAFCADMARIETAMTGYGHDIDGNNLEMGLVCSIDAALVGMSASLAAESLGLQGVMIGAIRNDATEAARILGLPHRVYCVYGMVLGWPAEAPPPKPRMPYDAVVHYERYGERRSARSMEEAVAAYDAELAAHYRGQGRTTNDDSWTADVAKKFSVRPRQKLRGDLAGQGFDFG from the coding sequence ATGCCTGATTCGCCTACACCGATCTCGACAGCCGAAGACCTGCCCACCAGCGAGACGATCCGCCTTCTGCACGGCCGCGTCAGCGTGCGCCGCTACACCGACCGCCCCGTCGACGACGCGCATGTCGAGGCGGTGCTGCGGGCGGCGTTCCGTGCGCCGACCTCGTCGAACATCCAGTCCTACAGCGTCGTGGTCGTGCGCGACCCGGAGACGCTGAAGCAGCTGTCCGTGGTCACCTCGAACCAGCGCCACGTCGCGGAGGCCCCGGTGTTCCTCGCCTTCTGTGCCGACATGGCGCGGATCGAGACGGCGATGACCGGCTACGGCCACGACATCGACGGCAACAACCTCGAGATGGGCCTGGTGTGCAGCATCGATGCGGCGCTGGTCGGCATGTCGGCATCGCTCGCGGCCGAATCGCTCGGACTGCAGGGCGTGATGATCGGGGCGATCCGCAACGACGCGACCGAGGCGGCGCGCATCCTGGGGCTGCCGCACCGCGTCTACTGCGTCTACGGCATGGTCCTCGGCTGGCCCGCCGAGGCGCCGCCGCCGAAGCCGCGCATGCCCTACGACGCGGTCGTGCATTACGAGCGCTACGGCGAGCGCCGCAGCGCGCGCAGCATGGAGGAGGCGGTCGCCGCCTACGACGCCGAGCTGGCGGCGCACTATCGCGGCCAGGGGCGCACGACGAACGACGATTCCTGGACCGCCGACGTCGCGAAGAAGTTCTCGGTGCGGCCGCGCCAGAAGCTGCGCGGCGACCTCGCCGGCCAGGGTTTCGACTTCGGCTGA
- a CDS encoding PqqD family protein, producing the protein MDQDLLFEADGAGKVVWDFLAEARSLDEIVEHVRSVYRVDRDRCEADIRSFVARLAENDLVRECDVAPPA; encoded by the coding sequence GTGGACCAGGATCTTCTCTTCGAAGCTGACGGTGCCGGGAAGGTCGTCTGGGACTTTCTGGCGGAGGCTCGTTCTCTCGACGAGATCGTCGAACATGTGCGGTCGGTCTACCGGGTCGACCGCGACCGCTGTGAGGCCGACATCAGGTCCTTCGTCGCGCGCCTCGCGGAGAACGACCTCGTCCGCGAGTGTGACGTCGCTCCCCCCGCTTGA